The window atattcatatatatacagacgcgtgtatatattcatatatatacagacgcgtgtatatattcatatatatacagacgcgtgtatatattcatatatatacagacgcgtgtatatattcatatatatacagacgcgtgtatatattcatatatatacagacgcgtgtatatattcatatatatacagacgcgtgtatatattcatatatatacagatgtatatacagatatatagatatatacagatatatatattcagatatatatatacagatatatatatacatatatatatatatatatatatatgactacaAAAGAGCAACTGGAAAGGAACTAATGTCATGAAGATTTCTTCAAACTACAGGTAGAATCTTATGGCCAAAAATGTAACTCTATATGTTTCAGAAAAAGATAGAATGCATAGAAAgcaatacaaagaaaagaaaaattcacaaagGTTGAAATACAAAAGCAGAAACTGATTTAGGTTAGTATAGATTAGTTGTACTTACCACATTTAATGCTCCTACAAAAAAGTTAACTTGCAAGCATGTTAAAAATAGGCCCAGTCTTAACTCATAATAAGTCATTGATAAAATGTGTCCAATTTAGTCTCAATCTAGATTATGTTGTTCATTCATACAAATTCTAATACTTAATAAATTGGCCAATTATCAAACCTCAGTTCCAGAGAAATAAAGTTACTTTGGGAATACTGGCACTGTATTGACAGAAGGTAAAGACTGAAGAGTTCACAAATAAAATATAGCCCTCCCAAGACATTGACAAAATCACTCCATTTTTGAAAGCTATACAGTTTGCCTCCAGATTAACAAATTGCCTTTAAAATAGCAAATGATTTATCACTAAAGAAATTGCATGACTATTAGTTTTAGCAGAATCAACATAAATATCCCACAATACCATGACACCATACACATAAAATTTGTACTTCTAATTTAAGAACAAATTTGACAAATACAAAAACTTTACAGTGAACATGCATAAGGTTGACAGTAATAACAGTAAACAAAATGCTATAAAACAAAATTGCCAGAATGATTTCCTCATTTACAAGCATCCAGAAAAGATAAGcagaaaacaatcaaacaaatTGATAAATGTCAACTACAAAACTTGTCCCTTTCTACCGATTTGTATTCCTTGCCGTCCAATTCGACTTTTCCCCTCTGTTCCTGGAATGCTCTCATAATATGTAAGTCCTGCCCCATTCTTCAATCTTTATTCAGTTACTTACGTCTCCACATGCTCCTCATCTGCATCCTGCAGATAATGAAGTCCACTCTGGTCACTCGTAGACTCCCCTAAATAAGTCAACAGAAATTCTAGTTCCTGTTGCTGTGACAGGATAAAATCCAATTCTTGTTCCAACCTgaataaaataagttaataaaaagGCTGATGAAAGGAATGTAGagtgacaaaaagaaaagagttaacaaactacagaaggaaaaaaaaacactgaataaaaAGATAGGTCTTTAATCTTTCAACCAAGGAAATCTAAGCTTCTACCTTTTCTGATCCAGTTTCATTTTGTTCACTTCTCCATGTAAAATACTAATCTATAAAGAGAAATATGAATACAACAATATAAGTATTTGAATTTATATAACAATTTTAGAGCAatattaattttctcaaatataCTTCAAATATGAAAGATTTCCTTTTATTCAGGGTACTTGTTACCTAAGGAATATACTTTGAGCTGCTCACCAATATTGGAATAGAAAATTAACCacagggctgggtatggtggctcatgcctataatcccagcactttgggaagctgaggcaggaggatcacttgagcctaggagtttgagaccagactgggcaacgcagtgagaccctatctctactgaaaaaacacacacacagttagcTGGGGGTGCTGgtgtgcccctgtggtcccagctacttaggaggctgaggtgggagaattgcttgagccagggagatcgaggatgcagtgagctataattgcaccactgtgctccagcctaggtgatacagcaagaccctgtctcaaaaaacaaaaacataaacaaaacaacaacaacaaagaaaaccacaaaacacagGCAGGTCTATTTTCTTGTGTTCATGTGCAAATACTTGCACAATGTAGGTAGATTAATGAAAATATCTTCTTACCATCTCATCATTCTCAATAAATGTATGGTCCCAAGCATTGACCTGAGTGGCCTGGAGAAGAAAGTACTTCTCTTGATCTTCCAGCTCAAGGTTCCACTCATTTATAAGACCCTCCAGGTGACCATATGTCATCACAGGAGTTGCTATTGcactaaaacataaaaagatgcaGGATGATCCAATAATCATACTTTAAAAAGTGTGATCAGATTTTAAAAACGAACACAGGAGGACTCTGAGAAGAAAACAGCATGTAAGGAATTTCCCATACCTGCTTCCCAAGAAAACAAACATAACTGGTAAAGATGATTAAAAAACAACCCCTCAAAGTCACTTGAAATTATCCTAGGGGAATATAGTACATAAAGATTTATTAAGAAACCTACTAAATCACAGCAAGAATAGCTAAAGTCTGTGCCATAATCtgctccttctcttcccctcATCCCAGCTCAGCATGACAGAAGCTCCTTTCTAGGTAGGCATAGCTAAGGAGATAGGATTCTCTCTCCCCCAGCTTAGTCAAAGTGACCCATTCCCTGTTTGAGTAGTATCCACAAGAGAGTGGGCATTCCCCACTGGGTAGAACCATGCAGAACTCTGATTCCCCTGCCAAGTGGTATCAAAAAAGGCTCAGCAACTAGCTGATCTTTTGGCCAGCAGAGCCAGTCAATGGTGATTCCTCTGCTGGGGCAGTGTCAGCAGGGCTCAGTGGGAAGGTAATCATCAATTCCCTAAGTGGAAGACACAGGCACGATTCCAATTCCTCCACCAGGGTTCTTTCTGTGGGATCCAATGACAAGTTGAACCTAAATCCCTACCCAGTAGCAACAGGGCTCAATGAGGCAGAATGAGCCAGGGTTAGTCACCATTAGGCTTCACCTCTTGCCTCTGGTGTCAGAGAGACCCAGTGGGGAACTGAATCTCTATATCCACCCAGCATCATTACAACTGAACAAGGTGATTCAAGTTAGGGCTTATAGGGATCCTACTTCCTGCCATCCATGGGGTCAGCAATGCTCAATGAGAAGCTTGACCTCCACATCCACTGGCAAAGCCAAGACTAAATGAGGTAGGGCAAAGAGCGCCTAGTCAGTACTTTGTCCCCCTTCTCCCATGAGCCTGTGTCAGCTGGGCCCAGTAGAGAGCTAAGCCTTCATACTAACCAAGGAGGCTGAATGAAGTGATATGAAACAGAGTAGTTGACATTAtgcttcttcttccctccccttgTGTCAGTGGGGCCAACAGGAAGCTGAAATTCTGCCTCCATCTGCAGCAACTAAGCAGTGTGAGTCAGTCCTCCACTTCTCCTTGATCTGGGGGCTCCAGGGCCCAGCTGGGAGCTGAGCTTACATCTCCACTTACTGGCAATACAGTGGTAGCATGCAGTGTTCACCTTTCATGAGGGATGAGTCAGTGGGGCTAAACAGGAAGCAGTTTCCATACCACCCATCTGCCTTGAGGCAGCGTGGTAAGTGCTCCACTTTTGCTGGAGTGGTGTGGGTAAGGTCCAGTGGGAAGCCGAACATACAAACACACCCACCCCTTGTACTACATGTCAAAAAAGAGATgcttgatgaaaaaaaaatctgaaaataggaCCTAGACTTTCCTAACATAATAGACAAAATGtccaagataaaattttaaaaattacccatcATATCAAAACCCAGAAAACCCACAActtgaaagagaaaagacaacagATGCTAACACTGAAAGGTATCAGATATTGGAATTatctaaaaagaattttaaagcgACCATCAAAAAAAGGCTCAAACAAGCCAtttcaaattttcttaaaacaaatgaaaaaatagaaaatctcagcaaagaaatagaagttatGAAAAACAACCAAATGAAAGATATAGAACTGAAATGTAAAATAACCGAACTAACAAGCTCACCTAAGGAATTTGATAACAGAATGGAGTCAACAGAGGATAGAATAAGAAAACTTGATGACAGACAAATACAATttacagaaaaccaaagaaaaactttgcagaaacaaataaaaaaagtctcAAGGACTTGGAGGACAATAATAAAAAGTAGTAACATTTGTATAATAAGAGttccagaaagagaggaaagagagaatgggactgaaaaatgtatttaaaaaaaaaaaaaagattgaaaactcTCAAAGTTTGTGAAAAGATATAAACTCATAGATTTAAGAAGCTGGACAAACCCCAAACAGAATAACTCAAATCCACGCTAAGACACAAAataattaaacttctgaaaactaaagacaaagaaaaaaatcttgaaagcaaccagaaagaaaaaaatgcattactTAAAAGGGAGTATCAGTTTAGATGACAACAGATTTCTCATCTAAAACCATGCAAGCTTCAAgcactgaatgaaaaaaaagtgtCAACAATGACTTCTGTATCTGGTGAAAATGTACTTCAGAAATGAAGGGGGAGATAAAGATATTCTCACCTAAAGTCAAGTCAAGATAATTTGTTGCTAGCAAATCTACCCTTGAAGattaaacagaaaggaaatgaaaacagaagactTGGAACATCATATAAAGCAgcgatccccaacctttttggcaccaggaactggttttgtggaagatgaTTTTTCCACAGACGGCgggaggggcctgggggaggatcatcaggcattagattctcatcaggagcacacaacctagatcccttgcatgtgtaGTTCACTACAGGGttcgcgctcctatgagaatctaatgtctgatctgacaggaggcggagctcatgCAGTAATGCAcgctcacctgctgctcacctcttgctgtgtggtccggttcctaacaggctacaGAGCAGTACTGGTCTTTGGCCCAGGGGTTGAGGACCCCTGATATAAAGTAAGGAATATCAAAACGGGTATAGACAAGGTAAATATACTATTCTACTTCTCGTTTCTCAAATCATTTGATGGCTGAAGTAAAAATTATAACCCCATGTGATGTGATATTCAATGTACACAGAAGAAATGGCTGAGACAACCATACTTAAAAGCTAAGAAGGGTAAAAGGAACTAAATGGAATTAAGGTTTCTGCACTTCACCCAAACACTGTAGTAGTATGACTACACTGTTGTAAGTAATGCGTGTATCTGTAATACCTAGAGCAACCAGtaataaaactatacaaaataatgtatttaaaaacacTATAAACAGAACAAGATGAACCCCCCCCCCCAAATATTCAAACAACTGACAGCagggtaaaaaaaagaaagagaagaacaaaaatcagaggcaacaaacaaataaaatggcagaTTTAAGCTCTAACATGAATAgttaccttaaatataaatgtactAAACATACCAATTAAAATACAGAGACTGGAAGAGTGAATAAAAAATGATCCAACAATATACTGTCTATAAGAAATTCACTTCAAATACAAGGATATATTAATACAtagtttgaaagtaaaagaatggaaagaatgtacCATGCaaggttcattttttaaaaagaaatggctatattaatatcagataaagtggactacagaggaaagaaaattactAGAACGAAAGAGAGACATTACAGAGTGATAAAGGAATCAAGGCATCCAGAAGGCTAGCAATCCTAAATGTATAGGCGACCAAACAAGAAagcctcaaaatacatgaaataaaaactgatagagctaaagggagaaatagagaaaTCCACAATTAAAGGCGGAGACTTCAAAAAGCCACTCTCCACAACTGAAAGAACTACTAGACAGAAAGACTCCAATAATACAGAATCTGAAATTACAATGAAGCAACAGAATCTAATTTACATATATAGAACATTCCACCCTGCAGCAGAAAACACAATTTTCAAATGTCCATGGAACATTCATCAAGACAGACTGTATCCTCACCCACAAAACAAacctaaataaatttaaaagaactaaaatcataCAAAGCATATTCTAATACCACAATGGGATCAAAGTAGCGATCAATacagaaaaaacaacaagaaaatctccaaacacttggaaattaaacaacacacttctaaatataAATTAGTCAAAGAGGGATTCACAAAGGAAATTTAAGAAGTATATAGAGCTGAATGAAATCACAATATAACATAATATGTAGGTCACAGTTAAGGAAGTGTTGAGTTGGgtatttatagcactaaatgtgtacgttaaaaaataggaaaagtctcaaatcaataGTCTGAGTTCATacctcaacaaactagaaaaagagcaaaatgaACTCAGTGCaatcagaaggaaggaaataatagagtAGATATCAAGTGAAATTGAAAACATGAAAAGAATAGAGAATAATTAAACAAATGCTGGCTCTTTGGGAAGCGATCGATAAAATCGATAAAAGACACAAAccactaatatcagaaatgaaacaggaatATCCCTACAGCCATTAAAAGGAcaataatggaatactatgaacTACTTTATTTTTAACAACATAAAAAATGGGCCAActctttaaaaacaatatattcaTCAAAAATGAACTAGATAACCTGAATAGTTCTAGAACCACTAAAGAAATTGATTTGTAATTTAAAGGCCCCTTTAGCCTAAAAGCCCctttagccgggcgcggtggctcacgcctgtaatcccagcattttgggaggccgagacgggcagatcacgaggtcaggagttccagaccaggctggctaacacggtgaaaccccgtctctactaaaaatacaaaaaaattagctgggcgtggtggcgggtgcctgcagtcccagctactcaggaggctgaggcaggagaatggggtgaacctgggaggcggagcttgcagtgagccgagatcacgccactgcactccagcctgggcgacagagcgagactccatctcaaaaaaaaaaaaaaaaaaaaaaaacaaaaaaaaacaaagattagctggacatggtggcgggagcttgtaatcccagctactcaggaggcctcggctgaggcaggagaatcacttgaacctgggaggtggaggatgtagtgagctaagatcttgacattgcactctagcctgggcgtcacagtgagactctgtctcaaaaaaaaaaaataataataataaataaataaatacccctTTAAAAGAAAGATACAGGCCGAGAAGTTTTCGCTAGAGAATTCTGCCAACATTTTATGAATTAACATTAATTTTACActatttcttttagaaaacagAATACTTTCCAGATCATTTTATAGagccaatattaccctgatatcaaaactagagacataaaaaaagaagaaaactacagactaatatctctgatgaatttAGATACAAAAGTCCTCAAACAAAATACCAggaaaccaaatttttaaaaatgtatcaaaaaattatacaccatgatcaagtgggatttattccacaTATGCAGGGCTGGTtgaacatctgaaaatcaatcagtgtaatctACCACTTCACcaagataaagaaacaaaatcttaAGACTATCAATTGaggctgaaaaagcatttgacacaaattgatttttgacaaaggtgcaaaagcaattcaggGGGAAAGATAGtctttcaataaatgttgttggAAAAACTCGACAtccacagacaaaaaaaaaaaaaattaatcttgacctaaacctcacaccttatataaaaattgactcaaaatggatcacaagcttaaatgtaaaatgtgaaactataaaacttttagaaaaacacagaagaaaatcttTGGGATCTAGGGCTAAGAAAAGAGTTCTTATAATTGACACTAAAAGCACaattcattaaaagaaaatgtgataaactGTAACTCATTAATTAAAGGTTTTGATACAGCAAAAGGACCctgttaagaggatgaaaagcCAAGTTACACAGTTAAAGAATATACTTATAAGccacatatctgacaaaagactggCATCTAGAGTACATAACAAACTCTGAAAACCAAAcagtaaaaaaatcaaataatccaagtagaaaatggacaaaagatatgaacagacatttcaccaaagaggatctaatgatggcaaataaacatgtgaaaagacgttcaacatcattagtcatcagggaaatgcaaattaaaaccataatgaggtaTCACTTCACATTTGTCAGAAGGGCTCAAATAAAAAGTAGTGACAACACCAAATCCTGGCAAGAATGCAGACAATCTGGATCACCCATACATTGCTAGTGGGcatgtaaaatggcacagtacTCTGGAAAAgaatttgacagtttcttaaaaaacaaaacaaacaaaaaacatgtaacCACCATACCACCCAACAACTGCACTCctaggcatttatcccagagaaatactTATATTCATAATAAACATGTACATCAATGTTCACACCAGCTTTTTTCATAATAtccaaaaaactggaaacaacctatatgtccatcaacaggtgaatggt of the Pongo abelii isolate AG06213 chromosome X, NHGRI_mPonAbe1-v2.0_pri, whole genome shotgun sequence genome contains:
- the NUP62CL gene encoding nucleoporin-62 C-terminal-like protein, coding for MQFTSISNSLTSTAAIGLSFTTSTTTTTTFTTNTTTTITSGFTVNQNQLSSRGFENLVPYTSTVSAIATPVMTYGHLEGLINEWNLELEDQEKYFLLQATQVNAWDHTFIENDEMISILHGEVNKMKLDQKRLEQELDFILSQQQELEFLLTYLGESTSDQSGLHYLQDADEEHVETSTRSAEF